TCACTGTCGGGGTTGAGGTCCACGAACATCTTCAGGATGAACTCTCTACCTGCCTGAGCATCTCGCTGGGGCCCTGTAAGCAACCAGTTAAGAATTATTATTACTTAATTATTAATTGGTCTGAATGACAAAATCCATACCGTTAGATAAGAATTAAAACTAAATATGAATTGCAACTGGTTCATTACAACTGGAACACTAAGACCTACAGATGGCTAAATGGGGATTGGAACTGGTTAACTGATAAGTTTACTTTGACTTTTACATTTTACCATTAATTATGAAAGAAATAGATGAAGATATTGGTAAAGATATGTATGTAGACATAGGCATCCCTTAATAATTAACTAAAAACGTTGCATATTAAGATTTATaaacaaaatgtacaaaaatgtaGAACGAACTACAGTAATtttgcattgtgtataaaccgcaggacagtgttttatgcaagttaaaaaacaaaaccatattaataccatattcacTGCCTCATGTATTAAtttcatagctgaagaaattttgcaaaatcaatgtatacaCCTCAGCTAATAGTTAGTAAGGACATCATAAACCCTACAACATAGCTCTGAAGATGCATCTTAATTTACATCTATGCATTTAATAGATGATGTAATCCCAAGAATAGTAAAATACAGGTGACAAATGACCAACCATCATATTCTGGGAAGTAATCCACCAGATGAGAGTAATTGATCTTCTCCTCCAGCAGATCTTTCTTATTCAGAAATAGTATGACAGAGGAGTTCTGGAACCAGGGATACGTTATTATCGTCCTAAATAATGCTTTGCTCTCCTCCATCCGGTTCTGTCaggaataacaaaacaaaagtatGACATTTTAGTACTTCAAGTTAAAAGTAAAGTCCAACCTGATAAATGCTTTTATAGGTATTGCTCTACGACACATGAGGGCGCTTCACTGCCTCTGTGGACCTGGCCTGGTAATACCTGGCTTTCAAACAGTAGCTCTGACAGATTAGCTGTTTATGCAATTGTGAAGGCAACTGCTGAAATAATGGCTTAAACCCTGCTCCTCATATGTTCAAAAAGTCCTGATCACACATTGCCCTCTACTGGTCACCGATGGTTTTGTAGGCTGACGCGATTTCAGTGATACAGCTCCTAAAAAAACCCAAGCACTACATACACCGCTACCATCTGTATTGCAGATTTTACCCCCTACAATTCTGCTCAGTCTCAATTTATGCACAGAAATTCTGATCTTTATCTTACAGCCTATATGGACATTATTggaatttaaattatttaagcATAAATTGGTTTTCAGATTAGATAAATGAATTATTTTACAGTCACACTGCTGAGAAACAACATTAAAAACAGTCCTGACAGAGATGGTATCAATACCAACAGGAGCTTCCACAACTACAGCTGTAGAATAACACATGATGACTAATGTCATAAAAGGAAAAAGGAAACACAATGACTTTAACAGGAACACCTGTTGATCcttgagaaagagaaaatacaaTGCAAGCAACGCCCACTGGCATGGGCAGCACTCCCAAGACAATCTGTTTTGCAGCTAACAGAGCATgcgcgagaaagagagagatacagataaagactgagagagaatgagagggcgtgagtgagaaaaaaaagtgagagatatagtgaaagacagagagagagagacaagaaaaTGTGGAGCACCATTTCCTTCCACTGTTAATGTTGATTGTATACCAAGGgaaaatgtgacaaaaaaactaaataaacaaaaattaaAAAGAGCTCCCATCTGGTTCATAATACTACACTGACAAAAGCATAGCCATCTGGCCTTACAGTGCCCAAATtcatttggagagagagagaaagagagagaaagagagagtcctGTGTCAGGCCTCTAATCTCCCCCCTGCTGGCCACTAACAGGTAATGCCCTCACCTCGTTGTCGGATTCGACCAGGACCTGGTCGTACTCGCTTAGCGCCACCAGAAACATTATGGAGGTGACGTTCTCGAAGCAGTGGATCCACTTCCGTCTCTCTGACCGCTGGCCACCCACGTCCACCATCCTGCAAGGCGGCAAAGAGCgagcaggtcaaaggtcagtcGGAAGTAGCCGTTTATGACGTTTCACTAGAGCAGAGGGCTTTAGAACCATAAGAGAATTGGCAGATAAACCTTTTTTTAAACTCAGAGTAACATGGAGGTTCCACTTTCCTCACGGGAAAGACCAAGAATAGACCTCTGAGTTtgtcctatgggaaaataacggggattttgaattatcgcacctgttaaactctagtggggatgaaaaagtctgaaatgcagacgttttcctgaacacacttttgtcctctgccttcaagtggatactgtgatctccggtacgtgaaggcggcacacttagattttttGCTACCctagagctaacttgcaatgcaacttgccataggtagttagcttcaattaacattCGGATCTCCTTATAaagggcaaagatggcagctttggttcctttttgtaggcgaacttcagtaGGCTATGGAGAGAGTATGAGGAGGAAACATTTCACCCCACATTACAGGCAGAGATCCACCACCCCATTCGAGCAGCGACGTGGTGAAGGGTTACCTAAAGATGACACTCTGAAGGTCAAATGGATACTCGATGATGCCTGTGGTGGGTACTCGCACTCTGAGGACATCTTGTTGGGTGGGTACGTAGCCAAGTTCAGCAATGCGATCCACTGCATTCAGGTAACTGAAGAGAGGTCGGGGGTGAAGACATTAACAATGAATCCCAGAATGTCCTTTACACCAAATGTGTTTCAACGGCATGTGAAAATTAGACTACGTCTTAGACTAAAATATCTATAAAAACATTTCAGATTTTGAATTGAAAGTATCCCAGGTTTAGACTAAATGATTTATGTTTATAGTTTATGGTTCTCAGCAGACTCTTGTCCAAAGTGATACAGGGATCCTTTTACAGTTTACAGTCCTCTTGACCCCTAATTATATCCTTTGACAGGGTGCAGActaagccaaaaaaaaaaagacacatgtGGACTTGGACATTTACATAtgactgaaaaacaaaaatcagacaaacacaaacaaccaaCATTCAATTTCCCTACTTTTCTTGAGATTAAATCTCAGACTCTTCTTGTGCTCTGAATGGCCAGTTTACATGTTACTTAACAGGTAATTCCTCCATTTGAGTTCAACCCCAAGACAAGAACTAAAATTTAATAAAGCAGTTTTTGCTGCCAAATTCCATTAGTACTCAAAGGCATTGGCCAGCTAAATGACTTAATTAAATCACCGTGCAGGAAGAGGACGAGAAGCACTCACTATTTGGTCGAGTCGGAGAGCTGGTATTCCCTTCGCCGGTCATAGCACTCCTGGATTCCTGGGTCGTTCCATAGACTTTTAATGGCATCCACATAAGGGTTTACAAATGATGAGACCTTCTCTACATCCACTTCACGTACAACATTAGCGTTGCCCTATACAAGAAAGGACAGtgaaggggggttgggggtgttaACTCCATGCTAAACACAGTGGGAATCATGACATCAGAAAACTGCTGTTAAGGCCCACAGGAAAAACGACAGCCATTTTAAGTcgtattgaaaaaaaaaaaaacattgtgctCACATCCACCTAATGAAAACACTTTCCAAGCTGACAGCCATCATCTACTACAAGGCCTACTGCAAAATGTCTTACTACAAAAAGCTATGTTACGTCTTGCAGTTGAGACGAAACCAGGTTTCTGTTTCAGTTCTCCAAAGCCCACGCTCACTACTGCTTAGCGGTGACCCACTACCGACAAACTTCAGACAAGAGTTTTGCGACACACCGTAACACTTTCTTCCGtcagacatacgcacacacacacaaaaaaggagaaATAGGCTTGCCTTCGCCCTCTATCTGGAAATGGAAAAGAGGTGGCAGCACATTTCTGTAAGGCAGTAAATTTGTATAATTAATTTCATAGCTTGGGGGGGATAATCTCATTAAGACGAGCGCCGTGATTAACCAAAGTGattctgcccccccctctcgtGGCATTTGTCTCATGAGTTGGCCTACTTCGTGGCAAGGGTGAAGTCACTGGGAGTTTTCTGGCAATATGGATGTCAGTTCggagacacagctgtgcacATCGCACTATGTGCCTATGCGACTGCAGCTCTCCTACATAACAACAATGACATGTAATAACTGTATTTGTATAGCCTCTCTGGTGAGAGCCCAAGGTGCTTTCCAGACTCTGAAGTGAAGTAAAACCAGATGAAGACTCCAAATACAGACATaatgtgataaaaaaaatatagtCTATGCCGTGAAATGAGGAAAGAATTAAACAAAGAAAGATttactttaaagcaacaccaaagagtttttttgtaccttaaaataatgtttccaaaatcgtttcagtggttcatcaactcgtaacagggtgaactgcacttctgcattcgcttcgctgCCCTttactatgcaagtttgccagatcgggtagtggATCtctagttcgatggaatgagacataagaaactacaaatttgacatgcttctgatgtcgcaatacatcatacttttatAAAATCATacaacatactctaccttgtctgtggacatcgttatttgcaaagctggtgctggatatagcgtgcgtgcgacagaggaaaaatagcgtgcgtgtgacagaagaaaagtgctttggtgttgctttaagaatcAATTCAGGATCAGaataacaaaaatgaaaaaagttttaaaaatataaaatgacTCCAAGTAAAATTAAACAAATACTTAATAATAAAATACCCCCAAAGACATAAAACAtccaataaacaaaaacaaatacttttaaGAGACATATAGTGTGCAATGACAGCAAAGGTAAAACCTCAACTGCCCAAGTATTAAAATGTGTATAGCACATAGACTGGCCATTAAACTGGGTGGATCCATAGAACATAATCAGAGTCAGAACTAGCTCGCGTCGCACCCTCCCTAATGTTAAAGGCCGGGCCCATGTCGCTACAGACTCCATATGCCCCACTGAACCAGCCTCTCCTGTAGCTCTTGGTCCTGCCTGCCTAATGTCTCTAGTCTAAAGTGGAATCTCCAtagggtgtgagtgtgtctgtgtgtgagacacacactctctctttctctctctctctctcaaaccacAGACCTTATGCTTCAGAGCACTCGCTCACAACCTCTGGTTACCCTCACGAGGccatgcgtgcgtgtatgtgtagggtttCCGAATGTCATGTACTTAAAAGCCAGGAAGGCATCATGTACCTTGTTGTGCTCATACTTGTAGGGGATCATCAGGGTCTCCATGGCACGGATCATGGACTGTACAGAGGTGAAGATGTTCTGGTACACCAGCTTGATGAAGCCTTTCTTGTCCTCCTCGGAGTAGCCCGACCCGTGGATGATCCTCATCTGCTTGATAAAGGTGCTTTTCCCACTCTCACCAGTCCCTTAGAGCAGAGTGCAAAGGTCAGAGGAAATGCACAAACTGTAGACCATAAATGATGAAATGTACTTCACACAATCCCCcctaaaacaacagcagcagcatgcTAGTCGGGAAGTGGCAAAGAAGGACCTTCACTATATTTGCCATACTGCTAAACAAGTCCCACCTGCCTTTAGGTATATTATTTATGAATACCAGAGCACTTTTGGTGTTTTCCTGTTTGGCTGTAAACTGATGGCATCTATGAGAAGAGTCGATAGTTTCTTAGAATTTCAATATAGGTGCCATTGGCTACAAATACCCACATGTCAATAATTACAGTAGCCCCGCTCCCCTGGTTTACTGCACCATATACTGATCAGGATATACATGTGGTATGACATGGGTTACAGCCAGTCACATCACATAACATAAGATAAGAGGTTTTCGTTggtgacaaaaaaacaaaagttgGTGAAGGTTGAGTAGGTAAGTGCGTGTACGTGCATAGGGTTTAATTGCACTACGCCCATTACTTCAAGGGAATAGCTTGTTTTGAGGAAGCAGCAGTGAGCATCTTATCCTGATGGATGTTAAGTAGTAAACAGGctccttttttaaaaacacattcGACATGTATTCTACCCAACCGTGCACGCGACATATCAGTAGCCCATGTCAGTGATTAACGTTGTCTTGTGCGTGTGGCTAAACCTGGATCCAGCAAAGCACCAAAGGTTTGTGAACACCCACACGTTTACAAATAGCTGAGTGAATACTCATGTAATAGCCCACCAAGTTAAAAGATAAAAGATTATCGGGCCCAGCTGTAAATTCATGTCCATCTCGGAAACGTGCTGTTTAAACCACAACAGCCATAGCCATAATTACATTTATCTAGCAGGACCTTTAACCACCTTATTTACATGCACAAAAGTTTTGCATAAATTACGGCAATCACTGCAAACAACATGTCTTACAAGAGGAAAGAAATGTGGGGTGTTTCACCATTCCATACCGAGTAGCAGTAGCTTTAGCTCTCGACGGGCGTCTTTCTTGTCCCGGCGGAGCTGCCTCTCGATTTCGTCGTTGATCCGCCTGGCTTCTTTCGCCTCCTCGCTGAGGCAACACGCCATTATGGAGTCCAGAGTCATGATTCTCCGAAAGAAAACGCTATGGGTGACTATTTTACTTGTTTAAGACTTTTTCAAAAAATCCATTGaggaaaaataaaacagtgcatgGGTGTATTGCCACGCAGTAAGATTGTTTTTATAGCCTGAAGAAAATGGATTTAAAAATTCGATTCATGAAATTGTCCACGAAAATCACAGAAAACCTACAATTGTTTCAGTGTGGGTCATCCCGACTGTTTCAGGTTCTTCTGCCCAGAGTCTCACCCAACCAAAGAGTGCAATCCAAGTCAGTCTGATTTGCTTTTAATTCTTACTTGAGCAACAGATCCTTTTGGAATACTGTCCCCATAGTCATCCGTTCTTATTAGCTGTGGTCTTTCAATCTTGTCAGGTCTTTCTTCCTCATCGATTGTTTTCTCTAACGAAAAAAGGAGACGATCCTTTATCTTGCGTTTGGAAATTCGTCAAGATAGAAACAATCGCACGAAATAATCTGTTATACTCAAGTCTTTCTCCCCAATAGCTCGACTCCGGGCGTGGTAAAGCTGAATATGGCGGACTTTCACTCCAATTCCCTTCGAACCACTAGACTGGAGTACAGTTATCTACTGGAAAATCCAATGGAAAAAATACTAAAGCTTTAGAAACCTAACAGTTTTGAGCATACTGTACGTTAGTTTGATCGCATACCTGAAAAATATGCTGTGGCATTTTGCACCCGGTTAATTCCTGTTGAAGTACCTTCGATTCCCACTTTTGGCTATTCCATATGTAATTTCATTAAAGGCACCATCCACTCCCAGCCATGTGACGTTTTGAACTGAGGGGTGTGTTTGGCTGGGAGGACGACGCTCTGTGAGGAAGCAGTTTGACCCAATGTGTGGGAAATACGACACATCAACAACTTCCCAAACATTCACATATAGCGATGCGACCCAACAGCATGTCCGAGGTCCATGTTAATAATATAAATGTTGACTATAGACATTGGTAAGGTAGCCTAATGTGTTCAGCATGTTTTTTGTAATCGTTTTCTGTCGAGCAGTAGGTTAGTAGCCCccctaaacaaaacaaatgcataAACTGAGGCTATGGATACACTGATGAATGGAATGTTGCTGCTGAGGGGCTGCAACAAAGTATCGTTTCGGGTCGGACATTAATGTTTAGGGTGTTGTTTTAGGTAATTTTTAACCTACTGGCATTTGGCATGGACTGCGTAATGACAGCCTGGTTGTAATCGACAACCATTCCACACCTTGTACAAGCCACTTAGGTTTCAAGCACTGAAATTGTGTACGCTTGGAGGGGCCTTCCTACGCCCATGGAGCAGAGCAGACTAGCATACTGTAATGTCCTCGGCATGTCTTAACACTATATCGGTTAGGCATGCACCGGATTGACCCTGGGTTGTTCCATTTACCTATTTATCCGTGTAATGGAGGAAGTAACTGGCCATCGTCAAAGGCATTGTAAAACAGTTCGATATTTTGAGAAAATACTTGGGTCAAGACTCTAGATAAACCATATACGCCGACTTAAGGCCACATTGCATATTTAATGGTCCAGTTGGCGCTGGAACTCCCTGCTGACGGGCACCAGCCCACAGAGACGAGACATCTCTCCGGGTAATGTGCCATAAATCCCTTGGCAATAAAGATCAATGTGACTAGTAACTTTCCACTTAGTGTCAAACTCcaaaaacactttgaatttAAACGCATTACAGGTAGGCTAGACAGGGACCAATCACAGCGCCTCtgagaactgaactgaaacaaaAATGAGGTCCATAAAACCAAATGCTATATGCTATGTTGTGTACATTTTCAGATAGGCCATTTACATTGTGTGTATTTAAATCTTAGATTGTATAATAGAAGAAAGGTTTTTGTGACCACCTACTGAGGCCCATCCAAGCAACACCCACTCCTGTGACAATGCTGCCATCTGTTGTCTTTAGTTAGAGAAGGCTGCAAACAGCACTGTTCATTCAGGAAAACGTACATCCGGGAGAGCAAGCCGTTTCAGGAAGCATTGTGAAATAATGACAGCAGTGAAAATACACATGCTAGTAAAAACTATTCGGTCATTTTAATCAGAATGTGATACCAGATAACTAAAATAGGATACCAAGTAATTCATCTGTAAAAACAGTTATCTGATTGTGGTTTACAATATAGCAGTTAAATCGATTAATAAAACAAATGGCAAATAATTTAGTGCTACATAATTAACCCCAaacagttcttttttttttccctttgcaatgAATTTGATGCTTTGATGCAATGCTTTGAACACACAGATTATTGGTATACACAATGTACATTTATACGACTAGGTTGATGTCTGCAGCCAAGGCACAGTGGATTCTTCTTTAAAATGCATCATAAACTGTAACATATCTAGGTCCCCCTGGCCTTCTAACAACAGCTGTGATAAGAGCACAGGAAGATCTTGAGGTGAGCAGGCTTTCTGTCTTTAATAGTAAGCCAAGACTGCTTGACGTCCAAAATCTCTCATGACCTGGTGAAATGCAATCAATTCTGAGACCAATTGCATTTCTCAGTATGCCAAACACGGTTGcatcagggcacacacacacactagtataaaaacacagacacacttcaaGTATTAGTAAAAGGTGGCACAGACTTTATTACTCAACACTTGCAGCACATTCTACAGAGACCAGAGGGGCAAAGAGAGCGATTAAGAGACCGAGACGGACATGAGTAAGAGGAcgaggggtgtggggggggacaTGCTACGCAGCTACATAGAAAAGCTTCGTCTTTTTGTTTCCGCCCCCAATCTTGACTAGTGCCTGGTAAGATCCCCAtctaaaatgttaaaaatgctTACGAACAAGACGTACAAAAACACAAGCGTCATCAAAGCTAGAGGGATCCCAAACATTGATGTGAAGTAGAAATGGTCAGTCTGTCCCACCCCACATACTCTTGTCGTCAGAGTGGCTTCACACAGCATAGAGAATCAGGTggggttttcttttttgtttttagaaaAACGATAAAGGACAGAAAAATACACCCCATTATACCCTCGCACCCTCTTTAGCCAATTAATAATAGATGgaaatttttcaaaataaaaaaactgtaCTGATatttaaactcttaccaaaacAATCcatgtatatttacatttaaaaaaaaaaaaaaaaaagaaacgctTTTGTTTCAACTCAAAACcaaaagaaaggggaaaaaaaatggcaaaaagaaatttctatttcatttatttttttctttttaaataaaaatgttacaaAACAAGATTACATTCTGCATGGTTGCAACCAACACTGCATGCAGCTCAGGTAAGGCCAAAACAAACTTGGACAAACTGGTGAGCTCCCTCCAACATTACAAGCAGAAAGACAAAGAGGAACCAAAACAAAATAGTCATactagaaagagagaaaataactcattctgctgccttttaaaagATATCCAGACATTTTACACAtagcagtatttttttttttttttactttttcgcTTCTTTTGTTTAATAAAAACGATAAGATGACTGAATGAGTAAATAAATGAAGAGGGGGGGCACATCTACCCAGAGAGGCTGAGAGGAATGTCGGCTTTGAAAAGAAGCGGGTCTGAAACCGGAGTGGGGGTGGGATTTGGGTGTGGGGGCTCATGGCAGTTTGGCTTGGGGGTTTCTGTTGTCGTCTAGAAGAAGCGGCCGGAGTACTGCTTCACGCTGTAAATAGGAAACGAAGGAACCAGAATGAGATGATGTCAGGAAAAAGAGACGCGAGCCAGTCACAGGACCGGTAACGTCtcccggagagagagagagaaaaaaagattctGGACAAAAAGACCTGATAAGGACACACTCCTTGTTGGAGAGggaggaatgtgagtgtgtataggaTTTGTATATGTGTAGGGTGGTGTGGACATGTGGATAGGTAAGGGTTAAGTTGCATGTGTGAGGAAGAGATCTGGTTTTAAACAGGCATGCAAGGTTAACATATTCAAGGtaggtgtatgtctgtgtgcgtgttacAC
The Alosa alosa isolate M-15738 ecotype Scorff River chromosome 12, AALO_Geno_1.1, whole genome shotgun sequence DNA segment above includes these coding regions:
- the LOC125304285 gene encoding guanine nucleotide-binding protein G(q) subunit alpha, encoding MTLDSIMACCLSEEAKEARRINDEIERQLRRDKKDARRELKLLLLGTGESGKSTFIKQMRIIHGSGYSEEDKKGFIKLVYQNIFTSVQSMIRAMETLMIPYKYEHNKGNANVVREVDVEKVSSFVNPYVDAIKSLWNDPGIQECYDRRREYQLSDSTKYYLNAVDRIAELGYVPTQQDVLRVRVPTTGIIEYPFDLQSVIFRMVDVGGQRSERRKWIHCFENVTSIMFLVALSEYDQVLVESDNENRMEESKALFRTIITYPWFQNSSVILFLNKKDLLEEKINYSHLVDYFPEYDGPQRDAQAGREFILKMFVDLNPDSDKIIYSHFTCATDTENIRFVFAAVKDTILQLNLKEYNLV